Proteins found in one bacterium genomic segment:
- the acpS gene encoding holo-ACP synthase has product MIVAIGTDIAKVERIEQAYETYGRRFLQKVFTEEEARFCLSRKHPAPALAARFAAKEAVSKCLGTGFRRGVYPNLIEIVDNEKSRPTVRLHGKALEFGKDYIFHLSLSHEREFVIAVAVMEDPAR; this is encoded by the coding sequence ATGATAGTTGCCATCGGCACCGACATCGCCAAGGTGGAGCGCATAGAACAGGCCTACGAAACCTACGGCCGGCGTTTTCTGCAGAAGGTGTTCACCGAAGAGGAGGCCCGGTTCTGCCTGAGCCGCAAGCACCCGGCCCCGGCCCTGGCCGCCCGGTTCGCCGCCAAGGAGGCCGTTTCCAAGTGCCTGGGGACAGGATTCCGCCGCGGGGTCTATCCCAATCTGATCGAGATTGTGGACAACGAGAAGAGCCGCCCCACGGTCAGGCTGCACGGGAAGGCGCTGGAGTTCGGGAAGGATTACATCTTTCATCTGTCGCTGTCGCACGAGAGGGAATTCGTGATCGCGGTGGCGGTGATGGAGGACCCTGCCCGCTAA